A single region of the Polymorphum gilvum SL003B-26A1 genome encodes:
- a CDS encoding GcvT family protein translates to MKSTVRVVVIGGGVVGTGTLYHLVTKGWSDVVLIERKELTSGSTWHAAGLLPLFNMSYSVGQIHKYSVALYNRLEEETGQNVGLRLVSNIRLARTKDRWDEFMYYAGVAETIGVKVNKLTPDQVKEIWPLCETDGILGAIQHPDDGYVQPADLTQAFAKGARAGGAQIYRNTTVTGIHQKPGGEWVVTTDKGEITAEHVVSATGNFARRTGAMVGLDVPVIPVEHQYIVTEPHPAIVERHRQGLPEMGVLREADSSWYMREENGGLILGPYEKGAPCCYMEGPSDDSEYELFQEDMDRLMPHIETAIARVPVFGEVGVKKVYNGAIAYTPDGSPIIGPAPGLKNFWLNEGHSFGVTAAGGAGWQLAEWIVEGEPSIDMMGVDPRRFGPYATRGYLKTKNEEAYANVFTVHYPDEERPAARPLKTSPCYSRLKALGAVFGSVYGWERANWFAPAGYALTEEELDRPDVLLNENHSPALEDGRIVEKYSFRRSNYFEHVGNECRNVTESVGVLDMTAFAKMDVSGPGARAWLESILANSIPKKQGRIALCHMLTKSGGVRAEFTVYEWKPGAFYLVSAGAFERHDHDYLNKMLPADGSVTLRPITQQYGVLVLAGPRSREVLAKLTDTDLSNKVFPWLSGKEISVANANATAHALRVNFVGELGWELHHPIEMQNAIFDALMEAGAEFGIKPFGIRAMVSMALEKSYRLIPREMSIEYNAYESGLDRFVKPEKGEFLGREGVLAGKDKGLRWNFVTLEVLGVTDADARGSEAIHKDDVLVGRATSGGYGWRVGKSLALAMVRPDLAALGTELDITILGKPHKAVVIAESPFDPDNARLRA, encoded by the coding sequence ATGAAATCGACCGTGCGCGTTGTCGTCATTGGCGGTGGTGTCGTTGGCACCGGAACGCTCTACCACCTGGTGACGAAGGGTTGGTCCGATGTCGTTCTGATCGAACGTAAGGAGCTGACCTCCGGCTCGACCTGGCACGCGGCCGGGCTGCTGCCGCTCTTTAACATGAGCTATTCGGTCGGCCAGATCCACAAATACTCGGTCGCCCTCTACAACCGGCTCGAAGAGGAAACCGGCCAGAACGTTGGCCTGCGCCTCGTCTCCAACATCCGTCTCGCCCGCACGAAGGACCGGTGGGACGAGTTCATGTATTACGCAGGCGTCGCCGAGACCATCGGCGTGAAGGTCAACAAGCTGACGCCGGACCAGGTCAAGGAGATCTGGCCGCTGTGCGAGACGGACGGCATCCTCGGCGCGATCCAGCACCCCGATGACGGTTATGTCCAGCCGGCCGATCTGACGCAGGCCTTTGCCAAGGGCGCGCGTGCAGGCGGGGCGCAGATCTACCGCAACACTACCGTCACCGGCATTCACCAGAAACCGGGCGGCGAATGGGTCGTGACCACCGACAAGGGCGAGATCACGGCCGAGCACGTGGTCTCCGCCACCGGGAACTTTGCCCGCAGGACCGGCGCCATGGTCGGTCTCGACGTCCCCGTCATTCCGGTCGAGCACCAGTACATCGTCACCGAGCCGCATCCGGCCATCGTCGAGCGCCACAGGCAGGGCCTGCCCGAGATGGGCGTGCTGCGCGAGGCGGACAGTTCCTGGTACATGCGCGAGGAAAACGGCGGCCTCATCCTCGGGCCCTACGAGAAGGGCGCGCCCTGCTGCTACATGGAGGGCCCCTCCGATGACAGCGAATACGAGCTGTTCCAGGAAGACATGGACCGGCTGATGCCGCATATCGAGACGGCGATTGCCCGCGTTCCGGTCTTCGGCGAGGTTGGCGTCAAGAAGGTCTACAACGGCGCCATCGCCTACACGCCGGACGGATCGCCGATTATCGGCCCGGCGCCGGGCCTGAAGAATTTCTGGCTCAACGAGGGGCACTCCTTCGGCGTGACTGCGGCCGGCGGCGCCGGCTGGCAGCTGGCGGAATGGATCGTCGAGGGCGAGCCCTCCATCGACATGATGGGCGTCGATCCCCGCCGCTTCGGCCCCTATGCCACCCGTGGCTACCTCAAGACCAAGAACGAGGAAGCCTATGCCAATGTCTTCACGGTCCACTATCCCGATGAGGAACGGCCCGCCGCGCGCCCGCTGAAGACCTCGCCCTGCTATTCCCGCCTCAAGGCGCTGGGTGCGGTGTTCGGCTCGGTCTATGGCTGGGAGCGCGCCAACTGGTTCGCCCCTGCCGGCTATGCTCTCACGGAAGAGGAACTGGACCGGCCAGACGTGCTGCTCAACGAGAACCATTCGCCCGCGCTGGAGGATGGCCGCATCGTCGAGAAATACTCCTTCCGCCGCTCCAACTATTTCGAGCATGTCGGCAACGAGTGCCGCAATGTCACCGAGAGTGTCGGCGTCCTCGACATGACCGCCTTCGCCAAGATGGACGTTTCCGGCCCCGGCGCCCGTGCCTGGCTGGAAAGCATTCTCGCCAATTCCATCCCGAAGAAGCAGGGCCGCATAGCGCTTTGCCACATGCTGACCAAGTCTGGCGGCGTGCGGGCCGAGTTCACGGTCTATGAGTGGAAGCCGGGTGCCTTCTATCTGGTCTCCGCCGGCGCCTTCGAGCGGCACGACCACGATTACCTCAACAAGATGCTGCCCGCTGATGGTTCCGTTACGCTCCGGCCCATCACCCAGCAGTATGGCGTGCTGGTGCTCGCCGGTCCCCGCTCGCGCGAGGTGCTGGCCAAGCTCACGGACACGGACCTGTCGAACAAGGTCTTCCCCTGGCTCAGTGGCAAGGAGATCAGCGTCGCCAACGCCAACGCCACCGCCCATGCGCTGCGCGTCAACTTCGTTGGCGAACTGGGCTGGGAGCTGCACCACCCGATCGAAATGCAGAACGCCATCTTCGACGCCCTGATGGAAGCGGGAGCCGAGTTCGGCATCAAGCCCTTCGGCATCCGCGCCATGGTGTCGATGGCGCTAGAGAAGTCCTACCGCCTGATCCCGCGTGAAATGTCCATCGAGTACAACGCCTATGAATCCGGCCTCGACCGTTTCGTGAAGCCGGAAAAGGGCGAGTTCCTCGGCCGCGAGGGCGTGCTGGCGGGCAAGGACAAGGGCCTGCGCTGGAACTTCGTCACGCTGGAAGTGCTGGGCGTGACTGATGCCGATGCGCGCGGCAGCGAGGCGATCCATAAGGACGACGTTCTCGTCGGCCGCGCCACCTCCGGCGGCTACGGCTGGCGGGTGGGCAAGAGCCTCGCGCTCGCCATGGTCCGCCCCGA